From the Lactobacillus sp. PV034 genome, the window TACTTTCATCCATTAGCGAGCCCGTAACTGAGCGAAATCTACTACGTTGTCAAGAAGCTCAGCAAAATTTTGAACGGCTACATTTAAGTCATCTAAAGGAATACCATTATTGATAAATGCGCCTTGATTATCAATCAAAACACCATATTCTGAAGCCATTTGTGCTAAGTCAGTCATTAAAGGAGTAATATTGGTAATCTGTGAATTTACCAAATATGAGGTTAAAAGTTTATCGGTTAAGGAATAAGTTCCATCACTATTCAAAGTTAAATAAAAACTAATACCATCATTTAAACCGTTAACTCGATTAGTTAAAACTAGGTATTCATTATCTTCATAAGGCTTAATCGCAATATCGTCTTCTTTCCAGCTATTCCAGCTACTAGAAAGGACGTCAAATAAAGCATCGTTAAACATAATCGCACTCTCCTATCTTTTATTCTGTACTTTTATTTTAACGTAGGAACATTAGAAGTTTCAAAAATAAGAACTTTATCTGAGAAAAGAAATTGCAACTTGTAACTGAGCTAGATTATTAATCATCTCAGGCAGGTCTACTTGCTCTACCTCTTGAAAAATCTCATTAGTTTCTTCATCAAAATCAAAGCCTGATCCAACGGTGATATCAACTGCTGACTCGTAGAATTCTTCGTCTTCTTGATTAGGATCTAATTTATACATTAACCAGCTATCATCAGAAATACGATAGCCATCAGCTATTTTTTCAATGAAACAATAAATTTTTTGACCAAAGGCATCAATTAATGGAGTTTCTCCTTCAATAGTACTCTCACCCATCTGGTAAAATTCTAAATTATTCTTGATCCAATTAAAACTCGCCTGCGAAATTTCTTTTAATTCTTTATCTTCTGTCATTTTCTTTAACCAGCTTTACATAATTTTATTAATGTTTAATTACATCTAAAGTTAGTTTTATTTTACAAAAAAAGTCAGCGAATAAAAAGATCTTCGTTGACTGAACTGATTAATAATAAAAAAATGAACTAATCTAGAGATTTACATCTTGCCACCAAAAACCGGAAAGACACTTGCATCTCCATAATCTAATGGCTTCATTTTCTTCAAAATCTCCATATCTGCTGGCGAAATTTCAAAATCAATCTCACTATTGGCCTTCATATGCTCCGGATTAGTAGACTTAGGCAATACGACTGTATTTAATTGCCAATCATAGCGAATACACAATTGTGGCACTGATACACCATACTTTTGCGCCATTTTTATAATTTCTGGATCCCTCATTGCGGCTCCATGAGCTACTGGTGAAAAACTTTCAACTACAATATCGTTATCTTGACTATACTTAATCAAATCAAGTGGAGTAGCTGCGATATGGCAAAGAATCTGGTTAACCATTGGTTTATTTGATGAATTATCCATCAAATTATCTAAATCTTCTTTTTCAAAAGAAGATACCCCAATTGCACGCAATTTTCCTTCTTTCATAGCATCTTCAAGTGCACGCCAAGCTTCTAAATTGCCTTCAAAATGGCGATCACTTGATTGATTCACTTCATTCCATGGTTGAGGATTATGAATAATCATCATATCCAAATAATCCATCTTCATCTTTAATAAAGTTTCATCAATTGAAGCCTTAGCATCTTGATAATTCTTAATACCTGCTTCTACTTTAGAATTGATAAAAATTTCATCGCGAGCAATGCCACTCTTGCGCACGCCTTCCCCAACGCCTGCTTCATTACCATAAGCCTGTGCAGTATCAATATGACGATAACCAATCTTAATTGCTTCTTCAACTGCCTTTGGAGTTTGTGCATCAGTAATCTCCCAGACACCAAGTGCTAAACGAGGAATTTTTACGCCATTATTTAAAGTATAAGTATCATCAAAAATAGTCATTTATCTTTCCTTTTCTATATCTATACTAATCCTTAATAGTTTAACAACAGATATTTAAAAAGAAAAATACTTAGAATCTATCAATTTTGATAACTTTTAGGTATGAAAAAATGCTAATGAAATAGCGACAATTCTAATAAAAAATAGAATTGCCGCTATTTCGTGTTCTCTTTTAACTAATAGTGATCTTTACAAGAAAAAATTATTATCTGTTTATTTTCATAAGAATAGATCAGTCTATTTTTGGCATCAATTCTTCGGGACCAATAACCTGTTAAATTATCTCTTAGAGCCTCGGGCTTACCAATACCTTCGAATGGGATTCGCATAACGTCTTTAATTAATTTATTAATTCTTTTAATCTGTCGCTTCTCTCCACGTTCTTGCTAATAAAGGTAGTCTTTCCATCCCTTACTGGTCCAAATCAACATTATTAATTATTATCCGGATCTATTAAGTCAAGACTTTGCAATTTGGCTGCATTTACCTCACGATGTCCTGCAGCAATTTTTTCCATTAAATAGTCATTTGACTGAATTTTCATCGTTTCAATCATTGCATCATATTCATCTTTACTTAGTATCACTACATTATCTTCAGGTTGTTTGTTTGTAACAATTAAGGGTTCACTTCTATCATTTACTTGCTTAAAGTAATCTTTTAGATGTTCTCTAAAATTACTATAATTTACGGCATCCATTTAAAAGACCTCCTCTACTAAACGGACTATTAATTGTACAATAAAGAACTAATCTACGTAATTATTTTATAGATGAAAAAGGCAGCTCTATATTACATAGAGCTACCTTTCCGCAACGGTCTCGCTTAGAGTTCACCGTCACTGTTCATTTATTATTTTAATCATAAAATTATCTAAGTCAATTTTTGATTGCGTATGCAGCAATTTGTTATACTTAAATTATCAAAGATAACTTGTAAAGGATTAAAGCTGAGTTTCCGAATGGAAGTAAGGTATGAGACCAAGAATTCTCATGCTCCTGAGGTTATCTTTATTTTTTTGCTCTTATATAATTTTTCTTTCTAATTTATATTGTGAAAATCCTAAGTATTTTAAAAGTAAAATCTGTTGCAACTTAGCAAAATCTTGATCTGTATAACGTCGTGATACACTCTTATTATGAGTAGAAGGTTTTAATAAATTCTTTTGATCATAATAACGAATTGTGCGGATTGATACATGTACTTATTCTACAAATTCGCCGCTGGGGGAGTATTGTATATTCGGCTATTTTCAATCTAAAAATTATTTTTATCAGATTTTTTTATATTTTTATACTCAGCTTCTATTACCTTAAATAAAATATGAATAATTACAAATGCCTCAATAAATGAAAATATTAATATTCCAAATAAAAGTGCAAGTAACAGATGTGCTAACCCATTTGATGATTCAGAGTTAAAAAATAACATTATTAATGAAAGTAAAGACCCCAAAATAAATCCTATCATTGTAATTAACATTCTATCTAGTAATTTTAAATCTGTATATGAATTTCTTAACAACTTTATTAATTTTGAATTTGGTAAAGCAGGAATTAATGCAAAACTTGCCATTAGAAAGCCTGTTGCAATAGAAGATATAGATAAAATTCCAGACATAAAATCAGTATAGTTAGAAATCATCTTGGGTTGAATATTTAATCCAAAATAACATATTAAACTTGTAATTACCCCAATAGTAATCGGAATACTATTTCTCTTTAACCTACCCTCGTACATTCATCTAATTCTCCGTTCTAAGTAAATTTGCTAAAGAACTATATACTTGTCCATATTGTGTATCCAAAAATTCCATAACATTCTTATCAGTTATTCTATTATCAAATTCTAAATCACCTTCTGTTTTAAACTTATGTTGAATTAAATCTAGTGGTTCTTCAATACCATCTGCATTCTTGATTTGAGCTTGTAATTTCTTCACATGTAATTCTTCACTATGTTTAAATAAAAAACTTAATTTATTTTTAACTCCCTTAATATTTAAATTTCCTTCTCCTGCAACTATGGTTATTTCCATTTCTCTTCCACCAATTTCTTCAGCATATTCAATATCAGCTAATTCACTCCTATTAGGATCTCTCAAATTTTTTAATGCATCTATCTGTGCAATTTTATATGTAACTTTGCTTCCAGCTACCATATTATTTATATCCTTTAACCCATCCTTATCAGGAATAATAGCAAATGTAATACCTCTTACATCACAAAACTTTAATAAAAAACTTTTTAATAACTGAATATTCATACCTCCAGTTGTTCTAATTGTAGCAAAGACATGAGTAACAGGATCATATAAAAACTGAGTTTCCACTACCAAACCTTCTGAAGGGTTTATTTTTATCGGACGATTACGCTTATCCACCTTTTTTTGGGCCATATCACCTACTTCAACTTTTTTATTAGGATCTAATCTACTGATAGAGATTAACCAGGCAAAAGACTTTCCATTATCTGGATCCTTACTATATCCTTTGTCCATTGCACATATATAATAAGTATTATCTTTTATCTTAACTGAATCAATTTCATCTGATTTGTTATCTTTTAAAAGATTAAACGTATCTTCAAACTTTTTATCAATTTTAGATAAAATCTGTCCTTTTTTCTTACCATCAATAATACTTTTACTTTCTTCCAAATGATAGTAATTAACCACTTTATGTTTAAACTTCATATATTCTATGCATTCCTATTCTATCTTTATATTTATCTATAATTTCTAGCCTTTATTTATAATATTATCCTTTTACTTGCACTCTCTCACTTATTCCTTTCTCCTTAATTATTCGTATATTTGATTGTAAGAATTTAAAACTGAATCATCAAAATTATGGTTTCCTATAGCGATAAAGTTATGCTAATTCATTTAATTGCTCACCAGATTAAAGTAAAAATCCAAGTATGTATTTTAAAATTTTATTTTTTGACAGTTTCTTTATATAAAAGCAATTAAAAGATCAACAATATTTAAAAAGTAATTATGTATTTATAATCTTTACACCTAAAGACAAAAGTAAATGCCTTCATCTTTAAGATAATTATTTTAATTGAGATCTTTATCGTACTTCCACAATTGATTGACATAATTTTCGTTCTCAGAGAAAAATTGTGTATACTTTTCGCGAAAATGATAATTTTTAAAAAGATCAATATCTTTATATAATTTATGTTGTTCAATAAGGTAATTAAAGAAAAATAGTGCCGTATCATAAATTAAATTTAGATTATCTTCGTAGCTATCTAACTCTCCATTATTCCATTCTAAATTATCAAAAAAATTTACAAAAATATCGATAACCTCACTATAATTTGTGCTGATACTATCATTTAAATATAGTTCTTCATACATATCTTTTAATAATATATGCATTAATTGAATTGTTTGAATGTATTTTCCTTGATGTTGTTCTTTCCACTTTTCTATATTAACTGTTTTTTGTTCTAAACTTAATCTATTTTCATTTTTTATATCTCGTCTGGTGATATTTTTAGGAACTTTATTGGATAAAAATGAATCAGGAATATCTAAAGCGACTGACAATTCATGAATTAAATAGGCAGGTATATAACGATCTCCTCGCTCATAATTTCCAATTGCCGCACCACTTATTCCGACTTTTTTCCCTAATTGTTCTTGTGAAATTCCTTTTATTTTACGAATAAATGAAAGATTTTTACGAATTTGATCATTCCAAGTATTCATTAATCTTCAACTCCATTCTTTTTCTAACTATTAAAATTGTACCTCTTATTTTGTTGCTAATATAGTATCATTTTGTTGTTATCTTTGACATAAAATCCTTATTTTTTTCTATTATTTCATCAAATTACAACAAAATGATGTTTTTGGCTCCATAATTTTACTTATTATTAGAAGTATGATTAGAGTGTTTATACATAAGGATAATGCAATAAAATATTATCTGTCGTTTTTTACTTTTGCAATATCCTTCTATAAAACATAGAGTAGTTTTAGTCATCCTCTTAAAAATTTACTTGTTAAGCAGTGTTATGATGGATAATACATAGCCTTCACCTAATGATTATTTGGTCAATAAATAAGAACATAGGATTCATTTAAAATGTACTAATCTCAGCAAAAATTGAAATGCTTTCATTTTTTACTTAGGATTCTTCAAGAGAATAAAAAGTATTGAATCAATTTTCCTTCAGAAAACCAGCTCACTATTTAACTAATGATTTTTTCTAAGTTACTTTTATATTTAATACTACTATTTTTTATTAAATTACTGCTCATATCTTTATATAGTCTTAAGGATTGAAGTACCTCACATCTATGTATAACAATTATGAGCCACTTCATTTTACTTAATCT encodes:
- a CDS encoding type II toxin-antitoxin system Phd/YefM family antitoxin — translated: MDAVNYSNFREHLKDYFKQVNDRSEPLIVTNKQPEDNVVILSKDEYDAMIETMKIQSNDYLMEKIAAGHREVNAAKLQSLDLIDPDNN
- a CDS encoding DUF1828 domain-containing protein; translated protein: MTEDKELKEISQASFNWIKNNLEFYQMGESTIEGETPLIDAFGQKIYCFIEKIADGYRISDDSWLMYKLDPNQEDEEFYESAVDITVGSGFDFDEETNEIFQEVEQVDLPEMINNLAQLQVAISFLR
- a CDS encoding helix-turn-helix domain-containing protein; translation: MNTWNDQIRKNLSFIRKIKGISQEQLGKKVGISGAAIGNYERGDRYIPAYLIHELSVALDIPDSFLSNKVPKNITRRDIKNENRLSLEQKTVNIEKWKEQHQGKYIQTIQLMHILLKDMYEELYLNDSISTNYSEVIDIFVNFFDNLEWNNGELDSYEDNLNLIYDTALFFFNYLIEQHKLYKDIDLFKNYHFREKYTQFFSENENYVNQLWKYDKDLN
- a CDS encoding aldo/keto reductase, producing the protein MTIFDDTYTLNNGVKIPRLALGVWEITDAQTPKAVEEAIKIGYRHIDTAQAYGNEAGVGEGVRKSGIARDEIFINSKVEAGIKNYQDAKASIDETLLKMKMDYLDMMIIHNPQPWNEVNQSSDRHFEGNLEAWRALEDAMKEGKLRAIGVSSFEKEDLDNLMDNSSNKPMVNQILCHIAATPLDLIKYSQDNDIVVESFSPVAHGAAMRDPEIIKMAQKYGVSVPQLCIRYDWQLNTVVLPKSTNPEHMKANSEIDFEISPADMEILKKMKPLDYGDASVFPVFGGKM